gagatAGCGCGATGGTAGCTAAGGCGGCGAGAAAGTATACTACCAACGCTATGATCATCGTTTGGACCCCGGAAGAGGCTGTCTCACTTTGAAACAGAACAAAGGGTGCATCACGTTAAAGTTTCAATCTCATATATTACCAGATGCAAAtccttgttgagctgaTTCAGCGGAGTTCTTTGAATAGAGAAAGACAACTCGAATGTTCCAAGCTCAAATACTTTGTCCAGTTGAAAGAGCTCCACTTGTCTTCATAAAACAAACCGGTCCCGAATCCGATACATGCATCCATTTTTAATCAACGTAGTGCTCATCTTTGGCCACTGAGGCAAATAGGCCATTTTAATAGCCATTTCCTTGAACAGCAACCATTGGTATAATTTCAGTCTTCTGAACGCAAAGTTCGAAGGTGTTGAAAAAGGACGATGTCGCATTAACTTGCGTCGGTGTCTTCTCTGAATCTCAGTAAGAAATAATGGGGTTCATGATTATCTTGTCACGGGCGACTCCCGCCGTGGCTTGGTCTTGTAACATGAAAATAGCGAGATCTCGGAATATATGTTTTTCTAATGCGACCAACTTAGTTCTATGAACTGTACTAAATGTTCAAAAGCTAATTCTTAGCCGCCCAAAACCCTCGAACGCATCCACGTGACTATCAAAATTAAGCTGTGCCATGGCGAACTAGTCAGTAGGCTGGTCCTAAGCACTTCAGTACTAAAGTTTTAATTAACAATCGCGCTAGACCAGCGCTCTGCCAGTTCTTCCTCACATTAGCTATACAATAATCGCAGCCAACTTCAAAGGTCACAACAGTAGCTATGATTTGCTCAGCACTATATAGGTGAACAGGTAGCTTAGTAGACTGCCAAACGCCAGCCCTGCAGACAAGAATATGTTTGTGAAGCCGCCTGCGGCCTTCCGCTGCTTGTCTGAATTGAGCTGAGAGCTAACCTTCATAAAGCTCACGGAGAGAACATTGCCATTGGTGACACCAAACGCAAACTGGAGCAAAATGTACAACAAATCCGAGACAATGgcagagaaagaagatgaagGTCTCGCGCTGCTGTTAAGATtgaagcaaaaaaaaagcggAACAAGCCCGATTCTAGCTATCGAATACAggaaggttttgaaaggtGTAAAACTTGGAGACTGGAAGAATGAGTAGTCAGAAATCGCTCGCCCATAAAGGTCACCAAGATTCCAAACGGTAAATATGAACGGGATGTATTGTGCATTTCGCATCGGAAGCCCCGAGACAAATGTGTTTGCAGCGAAAACCGGGAACAAGAGCGTTACCACGAAAGTCGTGAAAATCGAAAGAACTAGGTACCTTAGCTTATCGAAAAGCAAGGAAAATGGCACGGATACGGTGGCCTCGGGGTCGAGTTCTCGATTCAAAAAATCGTGTTTGTCAGCACTTCCGATGGAGCTGACACGGTACAGTACGATGCACGCAACCGAAACGAGAACTGTACTGCCGAAATATGCGAAGATCCCACCTACGCTCTGGTCACGGGGGTCGCCGATGTATGATACGAGGAACAAGACAAGGGACGGTAGTACGCCAGCGACAGCCTGACCCACCATCACACCTTGACTAAACTGTGGTCCAAATACGTTTGCTAGTGCCATTGCTCCGTTCTGAGTCATTGCAGTACCCAAAGAGCTGACAAGCACCGTGCTCATTAAAAATGTAAAGTTTAGCCAGTCCGGCAGACTTTTGTGAACAAAAACGAACATGGACAGCAATCCGAATACCATGATTTCCCAGATGAGCCCTCGCACAATTCTCCTCGAATAGCTGTGTTGCCTCTTGGACAACCAGTAGTTGAAAATCACTGATGATATTGTTGAGATGGACATCATAGTACTGATGTATATCTTTGCGAAAACAGTCTTGTCATGAAACACATCATGCTGGAAGTACAAAGATGCGCTAAGGAAACTATTCCATGGCCACAGCAGCGCTATGCCAATTAACAGGAACGTGGTATAATTCAGATCCTGGAGCTTAACCCACAGTGTAGCATTCTCtagctccagctcttcgccTATGTGCCGATGAAGTTCAGTTGAAGGACTTCCTTCTCGGAAATTGTCCATTTTCCTTCTTATAGGGTCCAGGTCTGGCGCTAACAGTTGATGTGTATCGTGTTAGATGTTTTGTGCCTGTTATAGTGATTTTTTATGTACAAAATGCGGTCCTGGTCTGATAAGTGAAAAATGAAATAAGCGGATAAGCGTTCGTAGGcaagaaaactttgaaatcttcGATGCCAGTGATTATATATTGTACAATATTTGGTTCGTAATTGAGTGGTTCGGACGTAAAGCTTTATATGGCCATCATAAGAAAGCGTTATTTACGCCTTCCTACTGCCACCGCCCTTAGTGAATTCGAATCGAGTAATCAGTGGAATGTGATCACTTGGAAACTTGTCGTTAGGGAAACCAATGAACTTGGACGCGTATTCAGGGTCAATTTCGCCTAAGAGACCCCGCACGCGCAGGCCTTGCGATGAGTACCATATGTAGTCAATAACGTCGGTGAATGTTGGCGTTAAGTTAGTGAAAGGCAATTCCCCGATACTGTCATAACTCGATTTCAGAGGCAAGTTGTGAGCGTAGTTCTTTTGAGACATATATCCGAAGTCCCTGCCCTCGATATCCCGGTGTTTGCTAACGTTCCCAGTGTTGAGCAGCTCATAAACCGCAGAGTTTGTTTGAGAGTTGAAGTCGCCGCAAATAACGACCGGCACctttttgagttcttggGTGTTGTTGCAGTTGTTTTGCTCCTTGATTACTTTCTCCATGTAATCCAGCAACACTCCTACCTGAAAGGTCTTAACGTCGTTAAACTGCGGATCCCAGTGGAGATGAGTAGTGGCAGCCCAGACGTGTTCCCCGCTCTTGATGTGCTGCAGCTTGACTACCAATGCCACATTATCTTTGTTCATGGCACGATTTAGATAATCTTCTGTCCTCTGGAACTTCTTATGCTTCATCCACACACTGCTAAAGTCAACAGCCTCTTTGAACATAAGCTTGAATTCTGAGTCTTTGTAAAAGAAGCAGCACCCATCAACTTTCTTAGAATCCTTGCTGTGCATTGTGCGTGCTCTTGTTTTAGTGTGGAAAATGCCCGAGTAACCCTTTTCACGAAGCAAAGGAGCCCAAAAATCTTCGTATGTCTTGCACTCAACCTCCTGCAGACAAACTATGTCGGTATTATAAGACAGTATTTGTTCCTTGAGTTTCTCGCGTCTGTATTCCCAGCTTAATGCCCAGGATGGGGTAAAGCGGTACATCTTAGGGGTGGCATAATGCTGGCACAAAGTATTGTAAGACAGAATAGTaaaagacttcttcaatgttTCACGGCTTTGATGAGCGTCAgattcttgaagagaagaacacTCTTGAGTCGCTTCCCCGTCGATATTGATGTCAATGAACTTTCGCTCCGTGGGCAGAGGTATCTCTGGAGCATTATCTCTAAGGTAGAAAATAAGCCCAGTCACGGATTTCTCGGTCAATATCTTGATGATTTGTCTATCCATTGGGTTGCCTTCGAGCCCGAGGAACTGTAAGTTGAAAAGATTCCCAAACTCCCACGGCAAAGAAGAAACCATgttgtcaaagaaataaAGGTATTTCAGCTGGTGGCACAGCCCTAGCTCTGCTGGAAGCTCTGTGAGCTTGTTGTGTGACACGTCAAGCACGCGTAGATTTGTCAATGCTTTCACTGACTTAGGCAACGTTGTCAGATTATTACCATTCAAGTAAAGCCTCGTGAGAAATTCGTACTTGAATAGGCTTTCTGTGAGATTGAACACTTGTAAGTTGGAGAGGTCCAAGGCATGCCAAAGCTGGTCGTCGTGCTTTGTATCTGTAGGAGCTACCATTCTATGTTCAAtttcatcgtcttcatctaTGTTATACTGCGACAACTTCTTGTGTTGTAGCAGTAACGAGGGAGTTGTCGGATTGCCATTGCTCAATTCGGCGTTTGGGGTGATTGGAGTAGATGCTGCGCTAGAACTGGTATTGTTGAGAGATCCTGCAGGCTCGCCGGCCATATCTAGCAGTAGCTGTTTTGTATGGTCTACAAGGGAAGCAGACATCTCGTTCAAGGTTCCAGCGGCGCCTTGGTTTTTGTTTAGCAAATACTTACGCATGGCGCTCTGCCTCGCATACACATTTGCCCGCCCCGCTGATTGTCGCGAGACTGCTGCCAGCTGCAATTGCAGCTTCCATATCGGGTTGTTAAGCAAAGCTGGATCTCCCTGGTGCGGGTGGTAAAGCGGGTTCCCCGCATTGCTGGTGACGTTTGCCACGCCTGCGCCAGCGCTGTTCGTAAGGCCCATGATAGGTTGACCCCCGTTTACCAGTCCTGGAGGCAATGGCTGTTGAACCTGCGCGTTCTGAGCCTGCTGGGGGTTTTGCATGTGTGGCTGTTGCATGTGCAGTTGTTGGTGCATTGTTCCGGGAGTGCCGATAACAGACGGGATTGCGGGCTGGACTGCATTTTGCTGTCCAGCCAGCCCAGAATATCCCATCATGGGAGCTGGGTTGTTCATCTAGAAAGTAATTTCCCgttctttgcttctttaCAAGGTTTAGGCGACTCTTTAGCTCTAAAGTTCCCTAAACTCGAAAGATTTTCCAGTCCAAGAAGTGAATTTACTTGATGCGTATATAATGATATGCCCTGAAACACGACAGCCCGAATCCGCCTTAGCCCACATTAAGGAAGGCCTAttgagatttttggaaCCTCTAGTGCTTCCCGAAGCCCTTCTATCGTCCTTTCGTCTGCTACTTGTTTAGCAGGAGTTTTCTTGACTTGCTGGATGGTGccaaaaagatgaaaaaCTCTAAGCATTTTGTGCCTTGGCCAACTGATATAATAAGAAGAGGCCATTGTTTATTATCCTTTTGTACCATCAACCCAAAGGCTCTCCGATCCCTTTTACGATTAGCATGACCACTCTACTTCGGTTCCATTGTTTGCTCGGCTACTAAGGGACACTGACGTGGGACGAAGTACCATTCCCAGGAATTGTTGTTGGCTGCGTTCATAGCCATTGCTCTTGTGCTGCCAATTGCTTAGGAGCACGCTCTTTTCAGTAAACTCTGGTGTACGTTTTTTGAATCGCGTCCGACTTTTTATTTGGCGCAGCTATAAAAAATGCAGATGAAGATTAAAAGTTTTCCTCAACGTGTTCACTTTCCAAAACAAACAGGAAACGTTTAAAGAAATGGGTGAGCAACTGAGCATCTTAATGGTAGCTGTACTGCTTATCCACGATACGCGTTTCGTAGAATAATAATCAAGGAGTCTTTACATATTTTCCATCAGAACGTTGAGACGTGTTCCATCACGTCTTGACGTGTAAACCATGATAATGGGAAAGGTACTTCTTAACAGCTTTTATAGACGAGTAGGAGCGCGCGTTAGTTAAGCGCCAGTTTTCTTTATGCAGATCCAGGTCGTGGCGCATCCGCCGAAGCAGCTCAccacttcttcttgatgtgAAGTAATATAAACCATGTTCACGCCACTCTTGGTATTCGACTGATCGTTGATACCACTGGTGAGGCTGGCGGCGGTGGTGGCATTCGTTGGGCCGCAGTTCCCGTGCTCGCCCCAGCCCCAGCAGTAGACGCGATCTTCGCAGCACATAACGCCATGCTCACTTCCTGTGCCCCAGCAGCTCACGGCGTAGGCGGGCGGCTGCTTGCAAAATGTTATCGCATCTTGCATCTGGCCAGCGGGTCCAAAGAACCGAAAGTTGCGGTGGTCGAAAGCAGTAATTGAGGTCCACATACTTCTTagttcaagtttttcaCCTAGGACTGGTTCGCTGCGCATTTGAGGAAGGTACTTAGCAATGGCTCCTTGAGCGCGAATTAAACCGTCCCCAACGAAGCATACTGAATTCTTGCCCACGCAAACGTTGGAGATCTTGCCCTCGTACACAAGCGCTGGACAGCTGACGGCTTTCGACTTCGGGCTCAAGACTTGACACTTCGTATTGGATCCCCACCCATATAGTTTTCCTCCATCTTGAACGTAGGTGTTGTagaaacaagcaaaaactTGAGCGCCCGGGGATTGGACGGCTAAAACACGTTCAAATTGATTcgtcttgtttttggatcCTAATCCAAGTTCGCCCTTGACGCCTATCCCTGCAGTGACAACTTCCTGTTCGCAAGTGACTGCTATGATATGCGACCACCCACAAGCAACGTCGCGGAATAGCCCTTCGATCTGGCACCAGCCGGCCGTTTTTTCCCTGCTTACCAAGGTGCACTCCCCAGCAACATACAGCTCGCCATTTTCCAGTAAAATTGCAGTAAAGTTACCTCCTCCGGTCACCTTTAGAGGCTTGCTCAGCGACTTGAAAGTGCTTTGGGGTGTAATCATGTCATTATCGTGAGCGAGGCCTAAGCTGAAAGCTGCCGTTCGATCCAAATCCCTTAACTTCGTACACCATTGCTAGAGTTGATGAAGGTTCACAGACTGGATTAAACTATGGCGGCAGAGGCTGTGGATAGAAGACGACGCGCAGTTAACGAGCTCTTGATATACTTGAAGCTCCTTCAAAACCGTACAAAGCAAGCTAACTAATGGAGCACTTATCCTTTGGTTAAAAGAGCTTTCCGAGTTTTTCCAGTAAACTTCACTCGGTGGAGATCGCGACTTTGGCGCTAATTGTTTATTACTATTATTTATTGTTGCAGGCGCTCAGCTTAACGCGTACTCAGCGGCCTCTTAATCAAAACGCAAAGATATATAGTGGAAAAATTTGAACTGCCCAGTTTCATGGatatcaaaacaaaagatcATCTTCGAGTAGTTCAAAGGCTATAGGAGCGGCAGTACTGCGAATGAGCTCTATGACACCCAAAAAGGACGAGGAGATCCAAGTACCGGGGTCTTCGCCTGTTGAAGATACCAAAGTTGCATCCTCATCACCTTTAAAAACCGATAGCTCGACAGCGGCGCTTTTACGCGACAAGTTCGTCTACAAGCCCTTAGAGAGGCGCGAACTTGGCGCGAACCTGAAAAATGGTTCTGGCGATAACGCCAGTGATAATTCTGGAGGGCACTCAGATGCGGACGTTGCAAAACTTATTAACGAGTACCCAGACTTCTCCGAAACGCTGGTAAAGGCTGTTTTCAAGTCCAATTCGTACGACTTGAATTTGACTCGCGAGCGTTTGCGGCGGATTCATTCACAGAAAAGCTCGCGCTCATGGGCCTGGAGGCCAGGTGAGAAGAAGCCCACAAGTCGCTTAATGTCCCTAGGCAGCTACTCGGATTCCGTTAATACCAGCTCAAATGGCGGCCATGTGCCAAGGCACTCTAGCACCATCGTGGCATCACCCGAGAAGTCATCGAAAGTTACTTtggagaagcagaagacGTCAATCTTTGACCGTTATTCCCATGTCATGAACCAACGTCACAAACCCACGATGGAATCGGTCGTAGTTGACCCTTCGACTATATCACAACTAGAGCCCtcgacaagaaaaaggaggAAGTTACTGCGTGCTGATGATCCAAATCGGGATCCTTCCATGGCTGCTATTTCGaatacaaaaaaatcatcagTATCACtttctgatgaagacgaagatgaaATCAGTGGAGACGAGAACGTCAGCGGCGAGGATTATCAAGAGTACACCCCAGATGTTAATATTGATGACGAAATTTTAAAGTTTATTAATGATGCGGATGAAAAGGACATTGCTGACGTCGCTGACACCACTCTTGATAAGGCTAGTATGGTCGTCAAAAGCAGACCCTTTAAAAGTTTGGTTGAATTCAGCCAAATGGACTTTTTAACCGAGCAGGAAATAcaaaagcagcaagaaaagaaaaaatcATCCAGACGGGGACAACAGAAAAAAGACGGTGATAAGCTGCTTGACAAAATGATACAGACAATGAAAGGATACAACGCTATAGATTCTTTGATTAAAAGGTGCTCATCTTATGGTAGCTTAATTGCTTCCCAGATACAAAAATGGGGCGTGAACGTCGAAGATATCCAGAGTGGTGAGCTCAATTTCATTGACATTGGAGATGATGAAAGCGAAAGTGACGAAGGTGCCGAGATCGGTATTACTCAAGAAAGTGGTAGTACTGGGATTACAAAGAAGTCGgggaaaacaaagaaaagcggCGACGAAAGcgattttgatgat
This is a stretch of genomic DNA from Lachancea thermotolerans CBS 6340 chromosome D complete sequence. It encodes these proteins:
- the FUN26 gene encoding nucleoside transmembrane transporter FUN26 (similar to uniprot|P31381 Saccharomyces cerevisiae YAL022C FUN26 Nucleoside transporter with broad nucleoside selectivity localized to intracellular membranes) — translated: MDNFREGSPSTELHRHIGEELELENATLWVKLQDLNYTTFLLIGIALLWPWNSFLSASLYFQHDVFHDKTVFAKIYISTMMSISTISSVIFNYWLSKRQHSYSRRIVRGLIWEIMVFGLLSMFVFVHKSLPDWLNFTFLMSTVLVSSLGTAMTQNGAMALANVFGPQFSQGVMVGQAVAGVLPSLVLFLVSYIGDPRDQSVGGIFAYFGSTVLVSVACIVLYRVSSIGSADKHDFLNRELDPEATVSVPFSLLFDKLRYLVLSIFTTFVVTLLFPVFAANTFVSGLPMRNAQYIPFIFTVWNLGDLYGRAISDYSFFQSPSFTPFKTFLYSIARIGLVPLFFCFNLNSSARPSSSFSAIVSDLLYILLQFAFGVTNGNVLSVSFMKVSSQLNSDKQRKAAGGFTNIFLSAGLAFGSLLSYLFTYIVLSKS
- the ATS1 gene encoding Ats1p (weakly similar to uniprot|P31386 Saccharomyces cerevisiae YAL020C ATS1 Protein with a potential role in regulatory interactions between microtubules and the cell cycle as suggested by genetic and physical interactions with Nap1p and genetic interactions with TUB1), with the protein product MITPQSTFKSLSKPLKVTGGGNFTAILLENGELYVAGECTLVSREKTAGWCQIEGLFRDVACGWSHIIAVTCEQEVVTAGIGVKGELGLGSKNKTNQFERVLAVQSPGAQVFACFYNTYVQDGGKLYGWGSNTKCQVLSPKSKAVSCPALVYEGKISNVCVGKNSVCFVGDGLIRAQGAIAKYLPQMRSEPVLGEKLELRSMWTSITAFDHRNFRFFGPAGQMQDAITFCKQPPAYAVSCWGTGSEHGVMCCEDRVYCWGWGEHGNCGPTNATTAASLTSGINDQSNTKSGVNMVYITSHQEEVVSCFGGCATTWICIKKTGA
- the CCR4 gene encoding CCR4-NOT core exoribonuclease subunit CCR4 (similar to uniprot|P31384 Saccharomyces cerevisiae YAL021C CCR4 Component of the CCR4-NOT transcriptional complex which is involved in regulation of gene expression component of the major cytoplasmic deadenylase which is involved in mRNA poly(A) tail shortening), which translates into the protein MNNPAPMMGYSGLAGQQNAVQPAIPSVIGTPGTMHQQLHMQQPHMQNPQQAQNAQVQQPLPPGLVNGGQPIMGLTNSAGAGVANVTSNAGNPLYHPHQGDPALLNNPIWKLQLQLAAVSRQSAGRANVYARQSAMRKYLLNKNQGAAGTLNEMSASLVDHTKQLLLDMAGEPAGSLNNTSSSAASTPITPNAELSNGNPTTPSLLLQHKKLSQYNIDEDDEIEHRMVAPTDTKHDDQLWHALDLSNLQVFNLTESLFKYEFLTRLYLNGNNLTTLPKSVKALTNLRVLDVSHNKLTELPAELGLCHQLKYLYFFDNMVSSLPWEFGNLFNLQFLGLEGNPMDRQIIKILTEKSVTGLIFYLRDNAPEIPLPTERKFIDINIDGEATQECSSLQESDAHQSRETLKKSFTILSYNTLCQHYATPKMYRFTPSWALSWEYRREKLKEQILSYNTDIVCLQEVECKTYEDFWAPLLREKGYSGIFHTKTRARTMHSKDSKKVDGCCFFYKDSEFKLMFKEAVDFSSVWMKHKKFQRTEDYLNRAMNKDNVALVVKLQHIKSGEHVWAATTHLHWDPQFNDVKTFQVGVLLDYMEKVIKEQNNCNNTQELKKVPVVICGDFNSQTNSAVYELLNTGNVSKHRDIEGRDFGYMSQKNYAHNLPLKSSYDSIGELPFTNLTPTFTDVIDYIWYSSQGLRVRGLLGEIDPEYASKFIGFPNDKFPSDHIPLITRFEFTKGGGSRKA